The proteins below are encoded in one region of Dioscorea cayenensis subsp. rotundata cultivar TDr96_F1 chromosome 18, TDr96_F1_v2_PseudoChromosome.rev07_lg8_w22 25.fasta, whole genome shotgun sequence:
- the LOC120281874 gene encoding WD repeat-containing protein 43, with protein MEATSGARKKKKVKKHKAPDLVDTSGGNLHSELMLEEAAQFDINEPTMEEKLASLDLANSDMVKSISEDISLMTKLPSADSVHVLLKQALNADDHVLLLDCLYTRDKKVIAKSISLLNPADVLKLLNSLTSMVQSRGAVLVCALPWLSSLISQHASSISSQGSSLQMLNTLYQLIQSRISTFGSALQLSSSIDYLFAEIIEEDEDEESVPPPIIYEDKDTDEEESEDAMETDEDDEDLGAVIDSHDSDGALAMSD; from the exons ATGGAAGCAACTTCTGGGgctaggaaaaagaaaaaagtgaagaAGCACAAAGCACCAGATTTAGTTGATACAAGTGGAGGGAATTTACACTCCG AGCTAATGCTTGAAGAGGCTGCACAATTTGATATTAATGAGCCAACAATGGAAGAGAAGCTTGCAAGTCTTGATTTAGCTAACAGTGACATGGTGAAGAGCATAAGTGAAGATATCTCTCTCATGACGAAACTCCCAAGTGCAGATTCGGTGCATGTATTGCTTAAGCAGGCATTGAATGCTGACGATCATGTGTTGCTATTAGATTGTTTATACACAAGAGATAAAAAA GTTATAGCAAAGTCGATCTCACTTTTAAACCCAGCTGATGTTCTGAAGCTTTTGAATTCCCTTACCTCTATGGTCCAATCAAG AGGTGCAGTATTGGTTTGTGCATTGCCTTGGCTAAGCAGTTTAATCAGCCAACATGCAAGCAGTATATCGTCTCAAGGATCATCTTTACAAATGCTCAACACACTTTACCAG CTCATTCAATCAAGGATTTCGACATTTGGATCAGCCCTCCAGTTATCTTCATCCATAGATTACCTATTTGCCGAG ATtatagaagaagatgaagatgaggaaAGTGTGCCTCCGCCGATCATCTACGAGGACAAAGACACTGATGAAGAGGAATCTGAAGATGCAATGGAaactgatgaagatgatgaggatCTCGGCGCCGTTATCGACTCCCATGATTCAGATGGAGCCTTGGCTATGAGtgattaa